The Candidatus Dadabacteria bacterium genome has a segment encoding these proteins:
- a CDS encoding ATP-binding protein: MREPAVARKMLTGIEPQEHATFYKDLLDSLPEGVIVADKDLNIISVNEPSETILNISRRKTIGNHISKFLPEEITTLCSRAVKEERVVQENDLLFRISRNSSINVECTVSPIHGSDGRMNGLVIQIRNTEKMNMMSIISRNCSLEENYETLVRGLAHEIRNPLSGIKGAAQLLNGTLSKTEKNRCSKIIIKETERLRDLVDRLVKPSSVSTQHLMSVDINEILIDIIFLESNLHKNIKFKHKLDITIPPIPGDYNSLKQVFINIIQNAVSSIKDKGQITVSTKWVTDYKIRNKHTVLISVKDNGTGIQKKDLKKIFTPFFSSKRKGTGLGLFISSQVIAKYGGIITAESEEGTGSEFKIQLPAS, translated from the coding sequence ATGAGAGAACCAGCCGTAGCGAGAAAAATGCTTACGGGCATAGAACCGCAGGAACATGCGACGTTCTACAAGGATCTTCTGGATTCACTTCCCGAGGGAGTGATAGTAGCTGACAAGGATCTTAATATAATTTCCGTTAACGAGCCGTCTGAGACCATACTCAATATCTCAAGGCGAAAGACAATCGGAAATCATATATCAAAGTTTCTGCCGGAAGAAATAACCACCCTCTGCTCAAGGGCGGTAAAAGAAGAAAGAGTTGTGCAAGAAAACGATCTGCTTTTCCGCATATCCCGCAACTCTTCGATCAACGTGGAATGCACCGTATCTCCGATACACGGAAGCGACGGCAGGATGAATGGACTTGTGATCCAGATAAGAAACACTGAAAAAATGAACATGATGTCCATCATCAGCAGGAACTGCAGCCTGGAAGAAAATTACGAAACCCTTGTAAGGGGGCTCGCGCACGAAATAAGAAATCCCCTGAGCGGCATAAAGGGAGCTGCACAACTTCTAAACGGCACGCTGTCAAAAACGGAGAAGAACCGGTGTTCGAAGATAATAATAAAGGAAACGGAAAGACTGAGAGACTTGGTTGACAGACTCGTGAAACCGTCATCGGTATCAACGCAGCATCTGATGTCGGTAGATATAAATGAAATCCTGATTGACATAATATTTCTTGAATCGAATCTGCATAAAAACATAAAATTCAAGCACAAGCTCGATATTACCATTCCTCCCATACCAGGAGACTACAACTCCCTGAAACAGGTGTTCATAAACATTATCCAAAACGCGGTGAGTTCGATAAAGGACAAAGGGCAGATAACGGTCAGCACCAAGTGGGTAACGGATTACAAGATACGCAATAAACACACGGTCCTGATATCGGTAAAAGACAACGGAACAGGAATACAGAAAAAAGACCTGAAAAAAATATTCACCCCGTTTTTCTCGAGCAAAAGGAAAGGAACAGGGCTTGGTCTTTTTATATCGAGCCAAGTAATAGCCAAATACGGAGGAATAATTACCGCGGAGAGTGAAGAGGGAACGGGCTCCGAATTCAAGATACAGCTCCCGGCAAGCTAG
- a CDS encoding homoserine dehydrogenase, translating to MNSVDIGLIGAGTIGCGVYKTISENRDIIEKRTGIRLKIKKVADIDIKRKRPVKIPRKLFTTDARELIDDESISIIIELIGGTTAARELVLAAIRNGKNVVTANKALLAHHGGEIFREAAANGVHVAFEASVGGGIPIIKATHESYVANNILSIHGIMNGTCNYILHNMSEEKKGFDEMLQRAQKEGYAEADPSFDIDGIDAAHKLSILIMLAYGFFPKFENIYVEGIRNISSIDISFAEQLGYKIKLLAIAKLTDSGIQAGVYPALIRKNTQLADVKDAFNAIHIVGDKVGPTMLYGMGAGMLPTASAVVGDLVSIAKTAQNGSQPAPPMLYAEDAGRRSLVSTDGLTGRYYLRFQVEDKPGTLGKITTILGKCGISIESIIQQTRETNGGEVPIIIMTHESWEKSLRKALDRIRKSMTSVADAIFIRIEEI from the coding sequence ATGAATTCCGTAGATATAGGTCTTATAGGCGCCGGAACCATAGGTTGCGGAGTTTATAAGACAATAAGCGAAAACAGAGACATAATAGAAAAAAGAACCGGGATAAGGCTCAAAATCAAGAAAGTAGCCGATATCGACATAAAGAGAAAACGCCCGGTAAAAATCCCTAGGAAACTTTTTACCACCGATGCACGCGAACTCATAGACGACGAGAGCATCTCGATAATAATCGAGCTTATCGGTGGAACTACGGCAGCGCGCGAGCTGGTCTTGGCCGCGATACGAAACGGGAAAAACGTCGTAACCGCAAACAAGGCCCTTCTGGCCCACCACGGGGGTGAAATATTCAGGGAAGCGGCCGCAAACGGGGTTCACGTGGCGTTTGAAGCAAGCGTCGGAGGAGGAATACCCATAATCAAGGCGACGCATGAGAGCTATGTGGCAAACAACATTCTCTCCATACACGGAATAATGAACGGGACGTGCAACTACATACTCCACAACATGTCGGAGGAGAAAAAAGGGTTTGACGAAATGCTGCAGCGCGCCCAGAAAGAGGGATACGCAGAAGCCGACCCTTCGTTTGACATAGACGGCATTGACGCCGCACACAAGCTGTCGATTCTGATAATGCTTGCCTACGGATTCTTTCCGAAATTCGAGAACATATACGTCGAGGGGATAAGAAACATCTCTTCAATCGATATAAGCTTCGCCGAGCAGCTCGGCTACAAGATCAAACTGCTTGCAATAGCCAAGCTAACCGACTCGGGCATACAGGCTGGAGTTTATCCGGCCCTTATAAGAAAAAACACTCAGCTTGCCGATGTAAAAGACGCGTTTAACGCAATCCATATCGTGGGAGACAAGGTAGGTCCGACAATGTTATATGGAATGGGGGCCGGGATGCTTCCGACAGCAAGCGCCGTTGTGGGCGATCTGGTTTCAATTGCAAAAACCGCCCAAAACGGTTCGCAGCCTGCTCCTCCCATGCTTTACGCGGAAGACGCCGGACGCAGGTCTCTTGTCAGCACCGACGGTCTTACGGGCCGTTACTACCTTAGATTCCAGGTCGAGGACAAGCCCGGCACGCTCGGGAAAATAACCACGATTCTCGGGAAGTGCGGAATAAGCATAGAGTCCATAATTCAGCAGACAAGGGAAACAAACGGCGGGGAGGTTCCCATCATAATAATGACCCACGAGTCGTGGGAGAAAAGTCTCAGGAAAGCTCTTGATAGGATAAGAAAATCCATGACATCCGTAGCCGACGCAATTTTCATAAGAATCGAAGAAATATGA
- a CDS encoding amino acid ABC transporter substrate-binding protein: MDSFKIGLSATLSGRHAIQGRESLRGIKLFTEELRARGGIETQDGKFLVPELVFYDDESIPEKTKENTLRLIEKDRVDILLGPYSSSLTLACVETAESAQRIVWNYGGSLDDIPSRAQGKTVSAITGASSYFQAVVDMIHGCYNQAVELFVLRLGGSRFSQTVCEGALLRAEKLGISAAVYDFPSGTEDFSTILARQKSRSASCVLCCGGMEDDINLAKWIRRNSDLDFGVVATLAAAVNEFEKRLGLEADGFVSTSQWEPTLSLSPNFGPSPEEFSDRFARAYGYTPDYTAAQSYNMGLIIKKLIERTGETDEQALLHQALRSEFTTFYGDFRIDPETLRQTGHRMLVTQWQDGEKKIVFPKEYSNSRLIV; encoded by the coding sequence ATGGACTCCTTTAAAATCGGCCTTTCCGCAACGCTCTCAGGACGCCACGCGATCCAGGGCAGGGAAAGCCTCCGAGGAATAAAACTTTTTACCGAGGAACTGCGCGCTAGGGGCGGAATAGAGACGCAGGATGGAAAATTCCTGGTTCCGGAACTCGTCTTCTATGACGACGAGAGTATCCCCGAAAAAACAAAGGAGAACACCCTCCGCCTTATAGAAAAAGACAGAGTAGACATACTGCTGGGACCATATTCAAGCAGCCTCACGCTTGCGTGCGTTGAAACTGCAGAGAGCGCCCAGAGAATAGTGTGGAATTACGGTGGGTCGCTTGACGATATTCCTTCTCGCGCCCAAGGAAAAACGGTAAGCGCGATAACCGGGGCATCTTCTTACTTCCAAGCGGTCGTGGATATGATCCATGGCTGCTATAACCAAGCTGTGGAACTCTTCGTTTTGCGTCTTGGGGGAAGCCGCTTTTCCCAGACCGTGTGCGAAGGGGCTTTGCTTCGCGCGGAGAAACTAGGTATTTCGGCAGCCGTTTATGATTTTCCCTCCGGCACAGAAGACTTCTCCACCATACTTGCCCGCCAAAAAAGCCGTAGCGCTTCCTGCGTACTCTGTTGCGGGGGAATGGAAGACGACATAAATCTTGCCAAGTGGATACGGAGGAACTCAGACCTTGACTTCGGGGTAGTGGCGACGCTTGCGGCGGCGGTAAACGAGTTTGAAAAACGTCTCGGCCTAGAGGCAGACGGTTTTGTTTCAACAAGCCAATGGGAACCGACGCTTTCTTTGTCCCCGAATTTCGGCCCGAGCCCCGAGGAGTTTTCAGACAGGTTTGCCCGCGCCTACGGATACACGCCCGACTACACCGCCGCACAGTCCTACAATATGGGGCTTATAATCAAGAAACTCATCGAAAGAACGGGAGAAACGGACGAACAGGCACTTCTGCACCAAGCCCTACGCTCTGAATTCACGACTTTTTACGGGGATTTCCGTATTGATCCCGAGACCCTGCGGCAGACGGGACACCGAATGCTGGTAACCCAGTGGCAGGACGGAGAGAAAAAAATAGTTTTTCCGAAGGAATATTCTAATTCCCGGCTCATAGTATGA
- a CDS encoding pyridoxal phosphate-dependent aminotransferase, producing the protein MRLSERVSNLKPSATLTITAKAKSLRAQGVDIIGFGAGEPDFDTPENVKKEGVAAIKSGFTKYTAVGGIDELKDAIAASLKKDHGLEYSRDEILVSCGAKHSIYNITQALFESGDEVIIPAPYWVSYPEQVALTGATPVIMDTDEQGLFKITPEQLQAEINERTRALILNYPSNPTGTTYSRGELEEIVKVALDADLIIISDEIYEKIIYADTEHVPVCSLSDKAKKSTILVNGVSKSYSMTGWRIGYAAGDKRVISAMAKLQGQSTSNPSSISQMAALEALRGPQELLGKRAREFERRKKFIVKRLNEIPGFTCFNPMGAFYVFPSISGFVGKAYGKKRIDGSISFTEFLLEEAKVAVVPGIAFGKENYLRISYATSMENIEEGLNRIEEAVKILL; encoded by the coding sequence GTGAGACTTTCAGAAAGGGTCAGCAATCTGAAGCCTTCTGCAACTCTGACCATAACGGCAAAAGCCAAGTCGCTTCGCGCCCAGGGAGTCGACATCATAGGGTTCGGAGCGGGGGAACCCGATTTCGACACCCCGGAGAACGTGAAAAAAGAAGGCGTGGCCGCAATTAAAAGCGGTTTTACGAAATATACTGCCGTGGGTGGAATCGACGAACTCAAAGACGCGATAGCGGCGTCTTTGAAAAAAGATCACGGCCTTGAGTACTCAAGGGACGAAATACTGGTTTCCTGCGGGGCAAAACACTCGATATACAATATCACCCAAGCACTTTTCGAATCCGGAGACGAAGTCATAATTCCAGCCCCCTACTGGGTTTCCTATCCCGAGCAGGTGGCGCTTACGGGCGCGACTCCGGTGATCATGGACACAGACGAACAAGGGCTTTTCAAAATCACCCCGGAGCAGCTTCAGGCAGAGATAAACGAAAGGACGCGGGCCCTTATTCTTAACTATCCTTCGAACCCAACGGGAACCACTTATTCGCGCGGGGAACTTGAGGAGATAGTAAAAGTAGCCCTGGACGCCGACCTGATTATAATTTCAGATGAAATATACGAAAAAATAATCTACGCAGATACTGAACACGTACCTGTCTGCTCTCTTAGTGACAAGGCTAAAAAATCCACTATACTCGTAAACGGAGTATCCAAATCCTACTCAATGACCGGATGGCGCATAGGATACGCCGCCGGAGACAAAAGAGTAATAAGCGCAATGGCGAAGCTGCAAGGCCAGTCAACTTCAAACCCCTCTTCAATCTCGCAGATGGCAGCCCTTGAGGCGCTTAGAGGACCGCAGGAGCTGCTAGGCAAAAGGGCTAGAGAATTTGAGAGAAGGAAGAAATTCATAGTAAAAAGGCTGAACGAAATCCCGGGATTTACCTGTTTTAACCCCATGGGAGCGTTCTACGTGTTCCCGAGCATAAGCGGTTTCGTGGGGAAAGCCTACGGAAAAAAGAGAATCGACGGATCCATTTCGTTTACCGAATTCCTGCTCGAAGAAGCGAAAGTAGCCGTAGTTCCTGGCATAGCTTTCGGAAAAGAGAACTACCTCAGGATATCCTACGCGACATCCATGGAGAACATAGAAGAGGGCTTAAACAGAATTGAAGAGGCGGTAAAAATCCTGCTCTGA
- the coaD gene encoding pantetheine-phosphate adenylyltransferase: MNGKTVIYPGSFDPFTNGHLNIITRAAGIFEKIIISVGHNTSKKTTLSTEERVSLIAEVTKDFPNVEVESFEGLLADYIREKETNTILRGMRCHSDFEYELQMATANKLMNEEVETLFMVTDSQFSHISSSLIKEIISLGGSAKDFVPAVVEEKLIEKLRPAGERRK, translated from the coding sequence TTGAACGGCAAAACTGTAATCTATCCGGGTTCCTTCGACCCTTTCACAAACGGGCACCTTAACATAATCACCCGGGCGGCGGGAATATTCGAGAAGATAATAATTTCGGTCGGACACAATACTTCAAAGAAAACGACTCTCTCGACCGAAGAAAGAGTATCTCTGATCGCCGAGGTGACCAAGGATTTCCCCAACGTCGAGGTTGAAAGCTTCGAGGGACTGCTGGCCGACTACATAAGAGAGAAGGAAACCAACACCATACTGCGCGGAATGAGGTGTCATTCGGACTTTGAATACGAACTTCAGATGGCCACCGCAAACAAGCTTATGAACGAAGAAGTGGAAACACTGTTTATGGTGACCGACAGCCAGTTCTCCCACATAAGCTCCTCTCTGATAAAGGAAATCATTTCTCTGGGAGGTTCCGCAAAAGATTTTGTGCCAGCAGTGGTTGAGGAAAAACTGATTGAAAAACTTCGCCCGGCCGGGGAACGGAGGAAATGA
- the rsmD gene encoding 16S rRNA (guanine(966)-N(2))-methyltransferase RsmD: MRILTGQSKGKKLKVPRGKSLRPTASRIKKSIFDILSPEMAGTRVLDLFSGSGNLGIEALSLGAAFCVFVEKNPGTAGIIAQNLRSLGYTERSRILNFDFRKALSMLSAENRGFDVVFVDPPYELYEKTEPHELARDIRSVVGEKGVMVIEHPSRNVINSEGLDVRTRKYGGTSVSFLRRLD, encoded by the coding sequence ATGCGCATACTTACAGGACAATCCAAGGGCAAAAAACTGAAGGTCCCAAGGGGAAAATCGCTTAGGCCCACGGCGTCCAGAATAAAAAAATCCATTTTCGACATACTGAGTCCCGAAATGGCGGGAACAAGGGTGCTTGATCTTTTCTCAGGCTCGGGAAATCTGGGAATCGAGGCTCTGAGCCTGGGAGCCGCATTTTGTGTCTTCGTTGAGAAAAACCCCGGCACAGCGGGAATAATCGCCCAGAATCTGCGTTCCTTGGGATACACAGAACGATCGAGAATACTCAATTTTGATTTCAGAAAAGCATTGAGTATGTTAAGTGCGGAAAATCGCGGGTTTGATGTTGTTTTCGTCGATCCCCCGTACGAGCTTTACGAAAAGACCGAGCCTCATGAGCTTGCCCGCGATATACGAAGCGTCGTCGGGGAGAAGGGAGTAATGGTTATTGAACATCCATCCAGAAACGTTATTAATTCTGAAGGACTTGACGTGAGAACCAGAAAATACGGAGGTACCTCCGTAAGTTTTCTAAGGAGGCTAGATTGA
- the gyrA gene encoding DNA gyrase subunit A yields the protein MDTSSRVQTVNIEDEMKESYLSYSMSVIVGRALPDVRDGLKPVHRRILYGMNEVGNVWNRPYKKSARVVGDVMGKYHPHGDSAIYDSLVRMAQDFSMRIPLVDGQGNFGSVDGDSPAAMRYTEVRLSRISSEMLEDLDKETVEFYPNYDGGELEPSVLPTKVPNLLLNGSSGIAVGMSTNIPPHNLGELLDAVVAQIRDPQITVDRLLEIMPGPDFPTGGFVSGRDDIRTAYATGRGIVRMRARVRIEKQKKGDREVIIVTELPYQVNKARLAQKIAELVREEKIKGISDIRDESDREGIRLVIDVKSGEHAQVVLNQLYKHTQMYTSFGIIMLALVRNQPKVLSLKELLAHFVEHRKEVITRRTQYELRKAEERLHILEGFKIALDNLDEIVELIKGSESPAAAKAGLVRTFALSERQAQAILEMRLQRLTALERDKILEERRELIATVAKLREILGSEKLILDLAVEKLTELREKFGDARRTEIVEDVGEISIEDLITDEEMVVTTTYGGYIKSIPLSVYRNQRRGGRGRTGMSTRDTDFVNDLFTASRHNSILFFSSLGRCYWLKVYQIPEASPTARGRAMVNLLNLDKGEKVAAVLPVKDFAEDVSVVMATRNGIVKKTKLRAYSNPRVGGIKALNILEGDELVGAALASEDDEVLLTSRNGQAIRFKGTDVRNMGRVSTGVKGIRLREGDEVVSLEVIRNQNAQILTITEMGYGKCTLISEYRLTKRGGMGVKTVNITERNGRVVGGFQVDDDTEIMLISNQGGKIIRTSVSEIRNTGRAAQGVKVINLEPEELVAAVAKVAEGD from the coding sequence ATGGACACTTCATCCAGAGTGCAGACTGTAAACATTGAAGATGAGATGAAGGAGTCCTATCTCAGCTACTCAATGAGCGTGATAGTCGGAAGGGCTCTTCCCGACGTACGCGACGGACTCAAGCCCGTTCACAGGAGAATTCTCTACGGAATGAATGAGGTCGGAAACGTTTGGAATCGACCCTACAAGAAATCCGCCAGAGTGGTGGGGGATGTCATGGGTAAATACCACCCTCACGGAGACTCGGCGATCTACGACTCCCTTGTCCGGATGGCCCAGGATTTTTCCATGAGAATTCCGCTTGTCGACGGACAGGGCAACTTCGGTTCCGTTGACGGGGACAGTCCGGCGGCCATGCGCTACACGGAAGTAAGGCTCTCGAGAATCTCTTCAGAGATGCTTGAGGACCTTGATAAGGAAACAGTCGAGTTTTATCCGAACTACGACGGGGGAGAACTCGAGCCGAGCGTGCTGCCGACCAAGGTGCCCAACCTGCTTCTGAACGGTTCTTCGGGAATCGCGGTGGGTATGTCGACCAATATTCCTCCTCATAACCTTGGGGAGCTTCTCGACGCCGTAGTGGCGCAGATACGAGATCCCCAAATCACCGTGGACAGGCTGCTTGAGATCATGCCTGGACCGGATTTTCCCACGGGCGGTTTCGTAAGCGGTAGGGATGACATTCGCACCGCCTACGCCACCGGTCGCGGAATAGTCAGGATGAGGGCTAGGGTTCGCATAGAGAAGCAGAAAAAAGGGGACAGGGAAGTGATAATCGTCACCGAGCTCCCCTACCAGGTTAACAAGGCGCGGCTGGCCCAGAAAATCGCAGAGCTTGTGAGAGAGGAGAAAATAAAGGGTATCTCCGACATAAGGGACGAGTCCGACAGAGAGGGTATAAGACTTGTTATCGACGTGAAAAGCGGAGAACACGCCCAAGTGGTTCTAAACCAGCTCTACAAGCATACGCAGATGTACACTTCTTTCGGCATCATAATGCTCGCGCTTGTGAGAAACCAGCCGAAGGTCCTTAGCTTAAAAGAACTCCTTGCCCACTTCGTAGAGCACAGGAAGGAGGTAATTACCCGCAGAACCCAGTACGAGCTTCGAAAGGCCGAGGAACGCCTCCACATCCTCGAGGGGTTCAAGATCGCACTTGATAATCTGGATGAAATCGTGGAACTCATAAAAGGTTCCGAAAGTCCAGCGGCCGCGAAAGCTGGTCTTGTGCGGACCTTCGCGCTTTCTGAGCGCCAGGCCCAGGCCATTCTGGAGATGCGTCTTCAGAGACTTACGGCGCTTGAGAGGGACAAGATACTTGAAGAAAGACGCGAGCTTATAGCAACCGTGGCGAAGCTCAGGGAGATACTGGGGAGCGAAAAACTCATACTCGATCTCGCGGTGGAGAAACTCACAGAGCTCAGGGAAAAATTTGGGGACGCGAGGAGAACTGAGATAGTAGAAGACGTCGGAGAGATATCCATTGAGGATCTCATAACCGACGAGGAGATGGTGGTTACCACCACCTACGGGGGTTACATAAAGAGCATCCCGCTCAGCGTTTACAGGAACCAGAGAAGAGGCGGACGTGGAAGAACCGGAATGAGTACTAGGGACACAGATTTCGTTAACGATTTGTTCACGGCGTCGAGGCATAACAGCATTCTGTTTTTCTCAAGCCTCGGGAGATGCTACTGGCTCAAGGTCTACCAGATTCCCGAGGCCTCTCCCACCGCGCGGGGAAGGGCAATGGTTAACCTGCTCAACCTTGACAAGGGGGAGAAGGTGGCGGCCGTGCTGCCCGTAAAGGACTTTGCCGAGGACGTCTCAGTGGTCATGGCGACTCGAAACGGAATCGTTAAGAAAACGAAGCTGAGAGCGTATTCAAATCCCCGCGTAGGAGGGATAAAAGCCCTTAACATACTCGAGGGAGATGAACTTGTGGGAGCGGCGCTTGCGTCAGAGGATGACGAGGTGCTCCTTACTTCAAGGAACGGCCAGGCGATTAGGTTCAAAGGCACGGACGTCAGGAACATGGGCAGGGTGTCGACAGGTGTTAAAGGCATAAGGCTCAGAGAAGGTGACGAGGTGGTGAGTCTTGAGGTCATAAGGAACCAGAACGCGCAGATACTTACCATAACCGAGATGGGCTACGGCAAGTGCACCCTAATCTCGGAGTACAGGCTTACGAAAAGGGGAGGTATGGGGGTGAAGACCGTCAACATAACCGAGCGAAATGGAAGAGTGGTCGGGGGGTTCCAGGTGGATGATGATACGGAGATAATGCTCATAAGTAATCAGGGCGGCAAGATTATAAGAACGAGCGTTTCCGAGATACGTAACACGGGCCGAGCCGCCCAAGGGGTGAAGGTCATAAATCTTGAGCCCGAGGAACTTGTAGCCGCGGTTGCGAAAGTTGCGGAGGGTGACTGA
- a CDS encoding PaaI family thioesterase — protein sequence MIKEIENVLSGFPGYNCFACGPHNEHGLRLKFFHDQETDEVFTTICTDEHFCGWPGIVHGGVQCALVDEVSFWAMFNETRKIAFTAKIDIAYMKKVPSGTMLDVRAKIREIRGRRVEVDSVIRDEDGTELASAAVTYVFPRKETLRQILGPELLSEEFLQYVRD from the coding sequence ATGATAAAGGAAATAGAAAACGTGCTCTCCGGTTTTCCGGGCTATAACTGCTTTGCGTGCGGTCCGCACAATGAGCACGGACTTCGCCTTAAGTTTTTTCATGATCAGGAAACCGATGAGGTGTTTACTACTATCTGTACGGATGAGCATTTCTGCGGCTGGCCGGGGATAGTGCACGGGGGAGTTCAGTGCGCCCTTGTCGACGAGGTTTCTTTCTGGGCCATGTTCAATGAAACCCGCAAGATTGCCTTTACGGCGAAGATAGATATTGCTTACATGAAGAAGGTTCCAAGCGGCACAATGCTTGACGTGAGAGCCAAGATAAGGGAGATCAGGGGAAGAAGAGTTGAAGTCGATTCGGTCATAAGGGATGAGGACGGAACGGAACTCGCAAGTGCCGCCGTTACCTACGTGTTTCCCCGAAAGGAAACTCTGCGCCAGATACTGGGCCCTGAGCTTCTGAGCGAAGAATTCTTACAATACGTGAGGGATTAG
- a CDS encoding glutathione S-transferase family protein: MIRLYEHPLSGNAYKAKLLLHQLSVEYEGVTVDIFSGEHKKEEFSALNPNCKIPVLSDGDFVMWESNAILFYLAKKFSPNPYLSDDPETYGLIAQWTFFGKTTVDPNLALARYFAKFLPPDQVPPGAMEKLHVQGNVALAILDDHLSRTEFLCGDYSIADIACYPYTMLCEEGGFDLEAYPSIRRWCESVEGTPNFIAFAC, from the coding sequence ATGATAAGACTGTATGAGCACCCGCTTTCTGGGAACGCCTATAAGGCAAAGCTTCTTCTGCACCAGCTTTCGGTCGAATACGAAGGAGTAACGGTGGATATATTCTCGGGGGAACATAAAAAGGAGGAATTCTCAGCGCTTAACCCCAATTGCAAGATCCCGGTTCTCTCGGACGGAGATTTCGTCATGTGGGAATCAAATGCGATACTTTTTTACTTGGCGAAGAAGTTCTCTCCGAATCCCTACCTCTCTGACGATCCGGAGACCTACGGCCTGATTGCGCAGTGGACTTTTTTCGGAAAGACGACCGTAGATCCGAACCTTGCGCTTGCGAGATACTTTGCGAAGTTCCTGCCACCCGACCAGGTACCCCCCGGGGCGATGGAGAAGCTTCACGTACAGGGAAACGTAGCGCTTGCGATCCTTGACGATCATCTCTCCCGAACCGAGTTTCTCTGCGGGGACTACTCAATAGCTGACATTGCGTGTTATCCCTACACGATGCTTTGCGAGGAAGGGGGTTTTGACTTGGAAGCGTATCCGTCGATCAGAAGATGGTGCGAAAGTGTCGAGGGAACTCCCAACTTCATTGCTTTTGCCTGCTAG
- a CDS encoding Sir2 family NAD-dependent protein deacetylase: protein MEKEVELFLELLEKTQGGVAFTGAGISTESGIPDYRSPGTGMWEKMDQSVVSLSGFLRNPENYYSYAMESYPVRAAAEPNAGHYALARLEKRGWLRGVITQNVDGLHTKAGSEKVFELHGSVRRVVCLQCREYYPMDDTMSRVAGGENPPLCLQCGGILKPDAVFFGEALPEEPWGKSIDLVSDSEVLIVMGSSLLVAPASGLPRLALSKGAAFVIINLMETPFDDEADMVIRRRIGEFFEETGI, encoded by the coding sequence ATGGAAAAGGAAGTCGAGCTCTTTTTGGAACTGTTGGAGAAGACCCAAGGAGGGGTTGCCTTTACGGGAGCCGGAATAAGCACCGAATCCGGAATACCCGACTACCGTTCTCCAGGGACGGGCATGTGGGAGAAAATGGACCAGTCGGTGGTCTCGCTTTCCGGGTTTTTGAGAAATCCCGAGAATTACTATTCGTATGCCATGGAATCCTATCCTGTGAGGGCGGCCGCCGAACCCAACGCGGGTCATTACGCGCTTGCGCGTCTCGAGAAAAGGGGCTGGCTCAGGGGTGTTATAACGCAGAACGTGGACGGCCTCCATACAAAGGCGGGTTCTGAGAAAGTGTTTGAGCTCCATGGTTCCGTAAGGCGGGTCGTTTGCCTCCAGTGCCGGGAGTACTATCCGATGGATGACACGATGAGCAGGGTTGCCGGAGGGGAAAATCCTCCTCTCTGCCTGCAGTGCGGAGGGATTCTGAAGCCCGATGCCGTTTTTTTCGGAGAGGCCCTTCCCGAAGAGCCATGGGGAAAATCGATCGATCTCGTATCAGACTCAGAGGTGCTCATAGTTATGGGCTCTTCCCTCCTGGTTGCTCCGGCAAGCGGACTTCCACGTCTGGCTCTTTCCAAGGGGGCTGCGTTTGTGATCATAAACCTGATGGAGACTCCTTTTGACGATGAGGCTGACATGGTGATCCGTCGGAGAATCGGCGAATTCTTTGAAGAAACCGGAATATGA